The following proteins are encoded in a genomic region of Glycine max cultivar Williams 82 chromosome 18, Glycine_max_v4.0, whole genome shotgun sequence:
- the LOC102661726 gene encoding uncharacterized protein, whose amino-acid sequence MNGQKCPWAYFKTKKVHPSHFLLFIFSSSVLLLLPCLLFFFFLHHFLRRAARSSSIFGPAVEAALYRQDVPAASVEGLADAIADDVAEGFPGGPHDPSVLTSFGDHVAHRIWMGEEHPDLRLASHGRKVEKIGRPSPEIEGLVAAIGLSPLIGCSIVTGNPGLISALVKRWHGETSSFHLPMGELTITLDDVSLLLHLPITDTLHNFEPLVVEEAVVLLMELLEVLSQEVRAETA is encoded by the exons ATGAATGGACAAAAATGTCCTTGggcttattttaaaacaaaaaaggtgCACCCATCCCACTTCCTCCTCttcatcttttcttcttctgttttgcttcttcttccttgtttattattcttcttcttcctccaccatttcCTTCGTCGCGCAGCTCGTTCTTCCAGCATTTTTGGACCTGCCGTCGAGGCTGCACTCTACCGTCAAG ATGTACCTGCAGCTTCTGTAGAGGGCTTAGCTGATGCTATTGCTGATGATGTTGCTGAGGGATTTCCTGGTGGGCCACATGACCCATCAGTGCTGACCTCGTTTGGTGACCACGTTGCACATCGCATATGGATGGGAGAG GAACATCCTGACTTGAGGTTGGCCTCCCACGGCAGGAAGGTTGAGAAAATTGGGAGGCCATCACCTGAGATTGAAGGGCTAGTCGCTGCCATAGGATTAAGCCCTTTGATCGGTTGCTCAATAGTCACCGGCAATCCGGGACTTATATCTGCGCTTGTGAAGAGGTGGCACGGGGAGACCAGCAGCTTCCACCTTCCAATGGGAGAGTTGACGATCACACTCGATGATGTGTCATTACTCCTCCATCTGCCGATCACAGACACCTTGCATAACTTCGAGCCTCTAGTTGTGGAGGAGGCGGTCGTCTTGCTGATGGAGTTGCTCGAGGTCTTGAGTCAGGAGGTTAGAGCTGAGACTGCATAG
- the LOC100813564 gene encoding subtilisin-like protease Glyma18g48580: MHCIANSERALVLERMDSSIFRLIVSSCLLFTFLLEAVHGSKKCYIVYLGAHSHGPSPTSLDLEIATHSHYDLLASVLGSEEKAKEAIIYSYNKHINGLAALLEEEEAADIAKNPNVVSVFLSKKHKLHTTRSWEFLGLDRNSKNSAWQKGRFGENTIIGNIDTGVWPESKSFSDNGFGSVPSKWRGGNVCQINKLPGSKRNPCNRKLIGARFFNKAFEAYNGKLDPSSETARDFVGHGTHTLSTAGGNFVPGASVFAVGNGTAKGGSPRARVAAYKVCWSPTDPASCYGADVLAAIDQAIDDGVDIISLSAGGSYVVTPEGIFTDEVSIGAFHAIARNRILVASAGNDGPTPGTVLNVAPWVFTIAASTLDRDFSSNLTINNRQITGASLFVNLPPNKAFSLILATDAKLANATFRDAELCRPGTLDPEKVKRKIVRCIRDGKIKSVGEGQEALSKGAVAMLLGNQKQNGRTLLAEPHVLSTVTDSKGHAGAQPGYITAIGDEDDIPIKTGDTIRMSPARTLFGRKPAPVMASFSSRGPNKIQPSILKPDVTAPGVNILAAYSELASASNLLVDTRRGFKFNVLQGTSMSCPHVVGIAGLIKTLHPNWSPAAIKSAIMTTATTRDNTNRPIKDAFDNKVADAFAYGSGHVQPDLAIDPGLVYDLSLADYLNFLCASGYDQQLISALNFNGTFICKGSHSVTDLNYPSITLPNLGLKPVTITRTVTNVGPPATYTANVHSPAGYTIVVVPRSLTFTKIGEKKKFQVIVQASSVTTRRKYQFGDLRWTDGKHIVRSPITVKRR, from the exons ATGCATTGCATAGCTAATTCCGAAAGGGCACTTGTGTTGGAAAGAATGGACAGCTCCATTTTTCGCCTTATAGTTTCGTCGTGTCTTCTTTTTACTTTCCTGCTGGAAGCTGTTCATGGCAGCAAAAAG TGTTACATTGTATACTTGGGAGCTCATTCTCATGGTCCTAGCCCTACCTCTCTTGACCTCGAAATCGCTACCCATTCTCATTATGATTTACTAGCTTCAGTCTTGGGAAG TGAGGAGAAAGCGAAAGAAGCAATTATTTACTCATATAATAAACACATCAATGGCTTGGCTGCGCTACTTGAGGAGGAAGAAGCAGCAGATATTGCAA AAAACCCAAATGTGGTGTCTGTGTTCTTGAGCAAAAAACATAAACTGCACACAACTCGGTCTTGGGAATTTCTTGGACTAGACCGAAATAGTAAGAACTCTGCATGGCAAAAGGGGAGATTTGGCGAAAATACAATAATTGGTAACATCGACACAG GTGTTTGGCCTGAATCCAAGAGCTTCAGTGATAATGGATTTGGCTCCGTCCCATCAAAATGGCGAGGGGGTAACGTTTGTCAAATTAACAAACTCCCTGGCTCCAAGAGAAATCCATGCAACAG GAAGCTGATTGGAGCAAGATTCTTTAACAAAGCTTTCGAGGCATACAATGGGAAACTTGATCCATCTAGCGAAACAGCACGTGATTTTGTGGGGCATGGAACCCATACTCTATCAACCGCAGGGGGAAATTTTGTCCCAGGAGCGAGTGTATTTGCCGTTGGCAATGGCACTGCAAAGGGTGGGTCACCAAGAGCTAGGGTTGCAGCTTACAAAGTGTGTTGGTCTCCAACTGATCCTGCAAGTTGTTATGGCGCTGATGTGTTAGCTGCTATTGACCAAGCCATAGATGATGGCGTTGATATCATCAGTCTTTCTGCTGGTGGAAGCTACGTTGTGACTCCAGAAGGAATATTCACAGATGAGGTTTccattggggcatttcatgcAATTGCTAGAAACAGAATTTTAGTTGCCTCTGCAGGGAATGATGGACCCACACCTGGAACTGTTCTCAATGTGGCTCCTTGGGTCTTCACAATTGCTGCTAGCACATTAGACAGAGACTTTAGCAGTAATTTAACCATCAACAATAGGCAAATTACG GGAGCCAGTCTTTTCGTAAATTTGCCACCCAATAAAGCCTTTTCTCTGATCCTTGCGACTGATGCTAAGCTTGCTAATGCGACATTTCGAGATGC TGAACTTTGTAGGCCTGGAACACTTGATCCTGAAAAAGTAAAACGGAAAATAGTGCGTTGTATTAgagatggaaaaataaaatccgTTGGCGAGGGTCAGGAAGCTCTATCTAAAGGCGCCGTGGCAATGCTTTTGGGCAATCAAAAGCAAAATGGGAGAACCCTTCTTGCAGAGCCTCATGTTTTGTCTACTGTGACCGACAGTAAAGGACATGCAGGGGCACAGCCTGGTTACATAACTGCCAT TGGGGACGAGGACGACATCCCTATAAAAACGGGTGATACAATAAGAATGTCCCCAGCAAGAACATTATTTGGAAGAAAGCCAGCTCCAGTTATGGCTTCATTTTCATCTAGAGGACCCAATAAGATTCAACCATCAATACTCAAG ccCGATGTGACTGCGCCTGGTGTGAACATACTTGCTGCCTATTCAGAATTGGCAAGTGCATCGAACTTGCTAGTAGACACTCGTCGAGGGTTTAAATTCAATGTATTACAAGGAACTTCTATGTCTTGTCCTCATGTCGTTGGTATTGCTGGACTTATCAAAACACTTCATCCTAATTGGAGTCCTGCAGCTATTAAATCAGCAATCATGACCACAG CAACCACACGTGACAACACAAATAGGCCAATAAAGGATGCGTTTGATAATAAAGTGGCAGATGCCTTTGCATATGGTTCAGGACATGTGCAACCGGACCTTGCCATAGATCCGGGACTTGTTTATGATCTAAGCCTCGCTGATTACTTGAACTTTTTGTGTGCTTCCGGATACGACCAACAACTCATCTCCGCACTCAATTTCAATGGCACATTCATTTGTAAAGGGTCTCACAGCGTAACAGACTTGAACTACCCTTCAATCACATTACCAAATCTTGGCCTAAAACCCGTAACCATTACTCGCACAGTCACAAATGTTGGACCACCAGCCACATACACTGCAAATGTCCACTCGCCTGCTGGATATACCATTGTCGTTGTGCCAAGATCCTTGACTTTCACGAAAATTGGGGAAAAGAAGAAATTCCAAGTTATTGTGCAGGCAAGCAGTGTAACTACGCGGAGAAAGTATCAATTCGGGGATTTGCGTTGGACAGATGGAAAGCATATAGTAAGGAGTCCTATTACAGTTAAGCGCAGATGA
- the LOC121173977 gene encoding putative GEM-like protein 8, whose amino-acid sequence MGPNLSEILKGKLSLGARIIQEGGRRNIFKSVFGMQEKELLLKASQCYLYTTAGPIAGILFVSTAKVAFYSERPITFSSVTGELVRAPYKVLIPIRRIKEVNESQNVNKAEQKYIEIVTKDDSEFRFVGFLRYEKALKHLNKAISMANKF is encoded by the exons ATGGGTCCTAATCTGTCTGAGATTCTGAAGGGTAAGTTGAGTTTGGGGGCAAGGATTATACAAGAAGGAGGAAGACGGAACATCTTCAAGAGTGTTTTTGGGATGCAAGAAAAAGAGCTATTGTTGAAGGCCTCTCAGTGTTATTTATATACCACAGCTGGTCCTATTGCTGGAATTCTCTTTGTCTCAACTGCAAAGGTTGCATTTTACAGTGAAAGGCCCATAACCTTCTCTTCTGTGACAGGAGAGTTAGTCAGGGCACCTTACAAG GTTTTGATACCAATAAGGAGAATAAAAGAAGTCAATGAAAGCCAGAATGTGAACAAGGCAGAACAGAAGTATATAGAGATAGTGACTAAGGATGATTCTGAATTTAGGTTTGTGGGGTTTTTGCGGTATGAGAAAGCTCTCAAGCATCTCAATAAAGCTATTTCCATGGCCAATAAATTCTGA
- the LOC100814634 gene encoding MDIS1-interacting receptor like kinase 2 gives MVLSIEFLGRCWILLVVFLTQSSPQLAAAENNEANALLRWKDNFDKPGQNLLSTWTGSDPCKWQGIQCDNSNSVSTINLPNYGLSGTLHTLNFSSFPNLLSLNIYNNSFYGTIPPQIGNMSKLNVLNFSLNLFRGSIPQEMWTLRSLRGLDLSQCSQLSGEIPNSISNLSNLSYLDLSICNFSGHIPPEIGKLNMLEILRIAENNLFGSIPQEIGMLTNLKDIDLSLNLLSGTLPETIGNMSTLNLLRLSNNSFLSGPIPSSIWNMTNLTLLYLDNNNLSGSIPASIKKLANLQQLALDYNHLSGSIPSTIGNLTKLIELYLRFNNLSGSIPPSIGNLIHLDALSLQGNNLSGTIPATIGNLKRLTILELSTNKLNGSIPQVLNNIRNWSALLLAENDFTGHLPPRVCSAGTLVYFNAFGNRFTGSVPKSLKNCSSIERIRLEGNQLEGDIAQDFGVYPKLKYIDLSDNKFYGQISPNWGKCPNLQTLKISGNNISGGIPIELGEATNLGVLHLSSNHLNGKLPKQLGNMKSLIELQLSNNHLSGTIPTKIGSLQKLEDLDLGDNQLSGTIPIEVVELPKLRNLNLSNNKINGSVPFEFRQFQPLESLDLSGNLLSGTIPRQLGEVMRLELLNLSRNNLSGGIPSSFDGMSSLISVNISYNQLEGPLPNNEAFLKAPIESLKNNKGLCGNITGLMLCPTINSNKKRHKGILLALFIILGALVLVLCGVGVSMYILFWKASKKETHAKEKHQSEKALSEEVFSIWSHDGKIMFENIIEATDSFNDKYLIGVGGQGNVYKAELSSDQVYAVKKLHVETDGERHNFKAFENEIQALTEIRHRNIIKLYGFCSHSRFSFLVYKFLEGGSLDQVLSNDTKAVAFDWEKRVNTVKGVANALSYMHHDCSPPIIHRDISSKNVLLDSQYEAHVSDFGTAKILKPGSHNWTTFAGTFGYAAPELAQTMEVTEKCDVFSFGVLSLEIITGKHPGDLISSLFSSSSSATMTFNLLLIDVLDQRLPQPLKSVVGDVILVASLAFSCISENPSSRPTMDQVSKKLMGKSPLAEQFPTIRFGQLF, from the exons ATGGTACTATCCATTGAGTTTCTTGGCCGCTGCTGGATTCTTTTGGTGGTGTTTCTAACACAGTCTTCACCCCAACTTGCTGCAGCCGAGAACAATGAAGCAAACGCACTTTTGAGGTGGAAAGACAACTTTGACAAGCCCGGCCAAAATCTCTTGTCAACATGGACAGGCTCTGATCCATGTAAATGGCAAGGAATTCAGTGTGATAATTCCAACTCCGTCTCCACCATAAATCTTCCAAATTATGGGTTGTCAGGTACACTCCACACTCTCAACTTCTCCTCATTCCCCAACCTCCTCAGCCTAAATATCTACAACAACTCCTTTTATGGTACCATACCCCCACAAATTGGTAACATGTCCAAActaaatgttttgaatttttctttaaatctttTCCGTGGTTCCATCCCTCAAGAAATGTGGACACTAAGGAGTTTACGCGGCCTTGATCTTTCCCAATGTAGTCAACTAAGTGGAGAGATTCCTAACTCCATATCAAACTTGTCCAACCTGTCATATCTTGATTTAAGTATCTGCAATTTTTCTGGCCACATTCCTCCAGAGATTGGAAAGTTGAACATGTTGGAGATTCTACGTATTGCAGAGAATAACCTTTTCGGTTCCATTCCTCAAGAAATTGGAATGTTGACAAATCTTAAGGATATTGATTTGTCATTGAACTTACTCTCTGGTACTCTCCCTGAAACAATTGGTAATATGAGTACCTTGAATCTGCTTCGTCTTTCCAATAACTCCTTTTTATCTGGGCCAATTCCATCCTCCATATGGAACATGACTAACTTGACATTGCTCTACCTTGATAACAACAACCTTTCTGGATCAATCCCTGcttccataaaaaaattggCCAATTTACAGCAACTTGCACTTGATTACAACCACCTTTCGGGATCAATTCCTTCCACCATTGGAAATTTGACAAAGCTCAtcgagttgtatttacgctttaACAATCTTTCTGGATCAATTCCTCCCTCCATAGGAAATTTGATCCATTTGGATGCCCTTAGTCTCCAAGGAAACAATCTCTCCGGAACAATTCCTGCCACAATTGGAAATTTAAAAAGGCTCACCATTTTAGAATTGTCCACCAACAAACTTAATGGCAGCATACCACAAGTCTTGAATAACATTCGCAACTGGTCTGCCTTGTTACTAGCTGAGAATGATTTCACAGGCCATTTACCACCTCGAGTTTGCTCTGCTGGGACACTAGTGTACTTTAATGCTTTTGGCAACCGTTTCACGGGTTCCGTGCCAAAAAGCTTAAAGAATTGCTCTAGTATTGAAAGAATCAGGCTGGAAGGAAACCAATTGGAAGGAGATATAGCACAAGATTTTGGTGTATATCCAAAGTTGAAATACATTGATTTGAGCGACAACAAGTTTTACGGCCAAATTTCGCCAAACTGGGGTAAGTGCCCTAATCTTCAGACCTTGAAGATATCTGGTAATAATATTTCTGGTGGTATACCAATAGAACTTGGTGAGGCAACCAACCTAGGCGTGCTTCACCTTTCTTCTAACCACTTGAATGGGAAGCTTCCAAAGCAATTAGGCAATATGAAATCCTTAATTGAACTCCAGCTTAGCAACAACCATCTTTCTGGAACCATTCCAACGAAAATTGGATCACTGCAAAAGCTTGAAGATTTGGATCTTGGAGATAACCAGTTGAGTGGAACAATTCCAATAGAAGTCGTGGAATTACCCAAGTTACggaatttgaatttgagcaataataaaataaatggaagTGTTCCCTTTGAGTTTCGCCAATTTCAGCCTCTTGAATCTCTTGATCTAAGTGGGAATTTGTTGAGTGGAACAATACCAAGACAGCTTGGAGAGGTGATGCGACTGGAATTGTTGAATCTGTCTCGCAATAATCTTTCTGGAGGTATTCCATCAAGTTTTGATGGCATGTCAAGTTTGATTTCTGTCAACATATCATACAACCAGTTGGAAGGGCCACTTCCAAATAATGAAGCCTTTCTTAAGGCTCCAATTGAATCATTGAAAAATAACAAAGGCTTGTGTGGCAACATCACTGGCTTGATGCTTTGCCCAACCATCAACAGCAACAAAAAAAGGCACAAGGGCATTCTACTGGCATTATTTATTATCTTGGGCGCTCTTGTTCTGGTATTATGTGGAGTGGGAGTTTCAATGTATATTCTTTTTTGGAAAGCAAGCAAGAAAGAAACCCATGCTAAAGAAAAACATCAATCAGAAAAAGCTCTGTCTGAAGAAGTGTTTTCCATATGGAGTCATGATGGcaaaattatgtttgaaaaCATCATTGAAGCTACTGATAGCTTCAATGACAAGTATCTTATTGGAGTTGGAGGGCAAGGAAATGTTTACAAGGCTGAGTTGTCTTCAGATCAGGTTTATGCGGTGAAGAAACTTCATGTGGAAACCGATGGAGAGAGGCATAATtttaaagcatttgaaaatgaaattcaagCCTTGACCGAAATCAGGCACCGTAACATTATAAAGCTATATGGATTTTGCTCACATTCACGGTTCTCATTTTTGGTCTATAAGTTCTTGGAAGGGGGTAGCTTGGATCAAGTACTAAGCAATGACACAAAAGCAGTTGCATTTGACTGGGAAAAGAGGGTGAATACTGTTAAAGGTGTGGCCAATGCTTTATCTTATATGCATCATGATTGCTCACCTCCAATAATTCATCGTGATATTTCTAGCAAGAATGTTCTTTTGGATTCACAATATGAAGCCCATGTCTCTGATTTTGGGACAGCTAAAATTCTAAAGCCCGGTTCACACAATTGGACAACGTTTGCTGGCACGTTTGGGTATGCAGCACCAG AGCTTGCCCAGACTATGGAAGTGACCGAGAAATGTGATGTATTTAGTTTTGGAGTGCTTTCTCTTGAAATCATCACGGGGAAGCATCCAGGAGATCTCATTTCTTCATTGTTTTCTTCGTCTTCATCAGCAACAATGACTTTTAATTTGCTACTGATTGATGTGTTAGACCAAAGACTACCTCAACCTCTAAAATCAGTTGTCGGGGATGTCATTTTGGTTGCAAGCTTGGCATTTTCTTGCATAAGTGAAAATCCTAGTTCTCGCCCAACCATGGATCAGGTGTCTAAAAAGCTGATGGGGAAATCACCTTTAGCAGAACAGTTCCCTACGATTAGATTTGGACAACTCTTCTAG